The genome window CTCAGCTCTGTGATTATATTCTCACAATATCTAAACTGTATAATTGCCTAGCTTTATTCTATAAACttaatattaagatattataaacattagcATTCTGATTTCTGTTTTAACCCTCCGGTGCTTCTCATGTGCTGatcaacaatgacagaatttttttacttcaaatgtttttttatttaatattttactgttcGGGGGAATTTCATAGTACTTaattatattttgctgtagttaTAATCCATTTTTAACATGTACCACTTTTTGAGCATAGACCTAAAAATTTGTATTTCCAAGTTAAACTGCAGTAAATTTTGACTTAAGTTtgatctctttttaaagaagacccTGGGTTGATTATTGCTGAGGTGAAAAATGTTCAAAAAGTGAACGAAAAAGAAGTTAAGTTTAaacttatgaaaaaaataaatatttgaaatatatattttccaaaacatgttttactgtaaaactgCAACTAAAGCCATAACTATGAACAAGTCATGTTCCAAATTTGAGTTTGATATCTCAAAATATTCGCTTTCCACAAGATGAAATTCATTTCCAATGTTTTTTCAGGGATATTTCACCATTTtgaataatgttaattttttttctttgtccatGTAGCAAGTGCCAAAATTTGATGTTgtaccatttttaaaaaaataaataaattaaaagagcaCTAGAGGGTTGAAAAAAAGTGTTAAGACTTTATTTGTGcttcaaaattaattaaagcggtgttaagttgtgaagattaTCTTAATGAGCAAAACCCTGTTGTtagtcacagagcttattttctgcaaaaaTCCCAAATCCTATTGACTTTGTCAAAGGAGGATTAGCAAGCATTATGAATTATTCCAGTTTTAGCAGTCAGATCTGACCTCTAAGCACCAGCGGCCGAGCAGATAGAAACAGATGGGATCATCGTCACATAGAGCCAAAGCTCGATCCAAATGCTCCTGTCAGAACATCCAGAACAAACACAGTCACTGAACACATGACTCAAGAAAGAAGACATTCGTGTTCATCTGTAACACTGACATGAAGCATTACAGACTCACCTTCAGCACGCGAGCGCTTCTCAGTTTTCCATCAATGCTCTCGCTCTGTGAAGACAAGTGTGCGAGGATGGCAAACCTGAGAGAGCAGACATATTATGAACTACAGACATCTAAACTCATCTCAGAATAAATGTACAGTAGGTCTGTGTTGTTTTCATACCACTTGTGACAATCAGCGCTCAGTCCATTCCTCGTCAGCGCTACCTCTGCCTCCTGATAACCTTCAGTGtcaagaggtcaaaggtcagtgcAGGTAAAGTACATTGCGTTATAAAGACAGAGTGTGACATGCTTCCGATGCATTTGCAGTACTTTTCTCACAGAGCATGATGTCAGGAAGTGTAGTCCAATCCGTGTAATATTTCCTCACCTTGTTCTGCGtagtttctcttctcttctctgttgtCTGCCGTCTCACACATGTCACTGTAGGCACGAGCCAGTCGCCACATAAACTCCACGTTATCAGCATACTgatcacacatacacaaagatacacaatttttattacagttgatatgattttgctttatttaattttcatttcatttctcatatcttatttttgtgaaaaatgttgtTTGGAAAGTGTAATTGTGctcttttaaaatacataatttgctTAGAAACTGtcattcttttatttaaatttgaaatgttttgaattttgatgtttttaactgTACATGTATAAATTGAATacttcataaaaacaaaattattaaatactaaatgcttcatatttatgaactataaaacatacacaatgattcaaaagtttggagtcgataagatttttttatgttttacgaACAAGtgtcttttgctcatcaaggctgcatttatttaatgaaaactacagtaaaaacagtaatattgtgaaatattattgcaatttaaaataaccatcttctgtttgaatatattttaaaatgcaatttattcctgtgatgtaaagctgaaatttcagcatcatacctgcactcttcagtgtcacatgataataagaaatctttctaatatgctgatttactgctcaagaaacatttattattgttatcaagCATTTtatcagcatttgtttgaaatttgTTTGAAATCTCTTCAGTTATCATTAGTAGGTATCTCACCAGTGGAATGTTCTCTATCAGCAGCTGGAACCCCTCTGCTTTTTTCTCAGAGTCCCCTGCATGCAGCAGATCACACTGGGTGAGCAGGAGGGTGAGTTCAGGGCTGGGAATGTCCGTTAAAGAGTCCACCATCAGACCGGCATCTTCATCGTCCTCTTCCTCGGCCTGTGAATCGTCCTGTCTCAGTGTGAGCACCGTGATGCagctctcctcttcctcctcatccgaGTCTCTCCCGTCGTCCTCACCATCTTTatccgtctctctgtctgtgtagtCGGACTCGGCGTTGGAATAGGCCGTGGAGTATCTGTGGAAGAGCTCAACTGCTGACACGAACACAAACTCTATAGAGCTACACGGCATCTTGATACACGAACGCTGACAATGACGCTGACATACCCGACCTCGCTGTCGTCGCACAGACTGGAGACCCCGGCGCTGGCGCTGAAATAAATGGAGCTGGAGCTCATGGATTCAGAGCGTTCCCTCGGCATGAGCCGCCGTCGCCGCCGTGATCTCTGACTCTCCTCCACAGTCTTCCTGGAAAGAGACAGAGATGAGACAGAAGAGAGACTCAGATTAGATGAGAGGACAGAGATGACAAAAGCATGGctttcttttattgtatttttgtattatattgtgcctttgttatattacagtatattctgcacaatttaataataataataataataataataatatgccagTAGGTggaattaaattatttaacttttcaggtatttttacatttatattaagctataacatttaatttcagtttggATAGGCTATATTATTAAGTATAATTTTAAAGATGTAATTGTTGTTAGATAACAATATGCATGAAATAAAGAactagacaataaataaatatataatagtataacaataataataataatatatacaaatattaaataagagTAAGAGTGCATAGATTTAAAAGTATGTGGGACGGGatgcattaaatgttttcttacagatctataatattttatgttctaCATACTCTTATACTAATAATAACATCACTCAAACACCATTCGAAAATTACTTAGAGATTAAGCATTGCATAACAATATAATAGATGTAATATAATATAGTCTTGTCTTGATGGGACACTGTCCTATGTCATTCttaactcaaaataaaatgttaatttattaatcatttctGATAAGGCCTGGTTGCAATGGACACACAGGTTTGTTTATGTATCACCTAGccactacaaaataaaaataaatgttttttttagcagcaaatcagcatattagaatgatttctgaaggatcacgtgacacagtaatgatgctgtaaattcagcttggaaatcataggaataaattacttttttaaatgttttcaaatagaaagcagttatttaaaatagtaatgatATTTCTCAATACTAAAGAAAAGCAGCCTGAGTGAGCGGAAGagaattaaaaatcattaaaaatcttactgttcaaaaactttagATTGGTTGTGTAATAATGACGTTCCCACGAGTTTATAATGCAGACTAAACTAAACCCGAGCATCCGAGAAGAAAGAGAGTGTTCACCCACTTGACATCTTCAGCAATGGTGGGGCTGATGTCCCTCAGACCCTCCCGCAGATCTGCGATCTCACTCCTCAGACTGGACACACTCTTCATCACCTCGTCCAGAGTCTTCCTCAGCTCCACCTGCTGCTCAGAAGACAACCCGCTCACCGCCGCGAAgtctgctgaacacacacacacatcagagttacacacacacacacgtgtctagTGTGATCACGACCATATCTGAAGTGAAAAAGATGATGTAACTTAACGTTAACTTCTGTGATGTGTGTTGTGTACAGACCCGTTTCGCTCTGTAAAGCGGAGCTCGTGTTGTGCAGCATGCGTCGGTTTCTCCTCCTGAGAGCTTCTTTAATGATCAATAATGCGATCAGACCAGTGCTTATCGTCACACTGACACCGAGACCGATCACTGCGTTCCTGCCGAGCCAGCTCATCGTTTCAATCCCGTAAAATCACCCCGAATCCTGCGCTATCAGTACATCTGCGTTTGTTTCGGGCGGATTTTATTCGCAGTCACTTTGTTCCTCTTTATTCTCATGATTTAGAGATATAAACACAGCTCCGGCTCATCCTCacactcattattattattgaattaaagACCATATATCTGAATCGCAACGAACTCACGCACTTTGACAGCTGATgtcatgagtgtgtttgtgtgtgtgtgtgtgtgtgagagagagagagagagagagagagagagagagagagcgtatgCATTATAGCGCACCCTGGCGGACTGGAGGAGTGGCGCTGAGGTCAATAcgtgaaatgttttcatttatttttattaaatgacataaaaatttaacaaaacgacatattatattaataaaacagaaaataaagggaaaataaatatagtaaaacgaataaataaaagTTACGCAGGCTACAGAAATAATTCATATTAAGGGTCACTGAAAAATAAGTTGTCCAAGACGAAGAAATCTGTAAAAACATAGTTTAAAACACACGTGCCATGTTCTTGTAGTCTTTGTATccatgttgtttaaaaaaaaatctatgtttcATACATTTTCTATAAGAAAAATCAAGaacatagtaaaataaaataccgaaaatactaaataaatataatataatacattattattataatcatcatcaatcaataaaaaacaatttaatataatgttaaaaacataataaaatgtattgtttttatatatttgttttaattaaaattatcttAAGCGCCATTagctgcgcatgcgcagtatgaATAGAGACGCTGCACGAGAGGCCTAGCAACAGCAAACTGTCCTGCTTCTTTACCCAGTGTCCTGTTAATTTAAATAGTATCTAGTATCAGAGGGGAAACAACAAAGCAACAAATATGGAGATCGGAACTGAGATTAGCAAGAAAATAAGGGTGAGATGTTTACAGTGCGTATTTAACACGGTTTAGCATGCTCGCTAATGAATGCTTACTACGCGTTTGTTCTTGCTCGTTTTTTTTCGTTTGTTTCATTAAATGCGTTTAAGGTGTTTTAATGCAGTAAAGagttatgttgtgtatttgtaaATCAGCGATCTTCACTAACTACCGTACGTTAGTGTTGTTTAAAGGACGTTGGGATTAGCATGTAAATAATTTACGGTGTTATATCGAGACTGTTTTGTAAAGGTTAAAGGTGGTTGTTAGTTTTTGATGTTAAATACTGTTGTGTCCGTGAAGATTAATTTTGTTTAGTCTTTTCTCCTATAatgtcatttcttttctttttttttcagactgctATCAAAGTAAAGTTGCAGGAGCTCGGCGCTTATGTGGGTAAGAGCTCAAAACAgatatgcataattaatttaattcagttttttcagTGCACTTACTGGAGATAAAAGAAACGGGAAAATCTTGTGATCTGCAAAACAATAATTCAGCGAAAGTTTTAAAGAATGGGATCACAGTGACTCTTACAGCTGATGAACAATTATAGTTTCACTCTTGCATCTTGACTGACTTCATATTTGTATTGCAAAGTGTTTGCAGCACAGCTGTATCCAATAAGACACTGTGAAATGTAAAATCATAATAGCTACAATATGCTACATTAACATTCAAAATGAGTAGCATAAAATCAAattattcaagatttttatttgtcatacacaattatatagagcatatataaccagcagtgaaatgtgagtcaggtccactccattgcaattattaaagaaaacaacacagatgaaaatatacataaatatagctatgaaataaaagtaaacaataaaaatataagaataaaatattaaaaaagatctatattgtagaattaaatatagaacgcaaaataatgtgcatgaaagtaaactgtagtcttaaatattaagactcTGCAATGGAtcttcttcagtgaatgggtgccgtcagaattagagtccaaacagctgataaatatatCACCAGTGATTTCACacacatcagttaacatcttgtgaaaagcTGTTTTATGAATTGGAAAAGCTGGAGAAACCAATATTAATAAGGACAGAAGACTTGTTAtaaccagaagcaatggtttgaagttaaaatagtCTTAATGATAGctttgtttcttaaaaaacacataGCTTTTCGCTTCACCAGATGGTAGTTGATCAACTCGTGGACTTTCAAAATGAGAATTAGCCCATGAATTACTCCCcttcaagccatcctaggtgtagatgactttcttctttcagacaataCATTCGGGGTCATATTGTAATGTCCcagctcttccaagctttataatggcagtgaatggctgtTGAGATTCAATCGTCCAATAGAAATCCAATAacgtgcatccatccatcataaagtGCTCCTCCTGTACCAAATTGATTCATTTGTGTAagaagaatatatttaaaacttaataaacTGTAATCACGTTCGTCAGAGACTGGCGTTTCAGTGGATAATGCAAGCGTAGCATAAGCTCCAGTGAGAAAATACTAGTCTAGCGAGAACcaggttttgtttacagcaaaagaAAAACCAGTCTCAtcttggcttatattgaaatccttacgtttttctttacaaatcctaatTTTTTACTTCTAATCCGTGAccggtgttttgttttgctctctcctctgcaCTCCATGTTTATCACTTCTCACCGCAGCTTATGCTACGATTTCTGCATTAATGTGATGGTTCACTGACCTTGTTCGGATCAGATTGAATATGTTACCATGTGTCTCTGTCAGATGAGGAGCTTCCGGATTACATCATGGTCATGGTGGCCAATAAGAAGAACCCGAAGCAGATGGCAGACGACCTGTCCTTGTTTCTAGGCAACAATACCATCAAGTTCACCGTTTGGTAGGTGAAAATCTCCCTATTtacattgtgatgttttaaatctcttctgctcaccaacagtaatattgtgaaatattattcacaTTTGAATGTAACCTAATTTATGCCTATTACATATTAGttcaattttcagcatcattactccagtcttcagtgtcacatgatccttcagaaattattctaataagcTAATATGCTGCTTAAGctatgtttcttattattatcatcaatgttgaaaactttgctgagaaagtaataaataatgaagttactgctgtttgtgtgtgtgttgtaggttaCACGGTGTTCTGGAAAAGCTACGATCGGTAGCAACTGGTATGTTTCATACTGGAGATCATGTTAACAGTCATGTGATGTGACTTTGCTTTCTATAGTACATAGTTTTaccttatttttttgcattaatacaattaataataacacAACTTGGTCTTGTATTTAAACTTTGAATTATATTGTGACCTATTGACTGAAAAATGTAAGTTAAACCATCTGTATGAGTGTTATTTTcagattatatttatataatgttatcaTTTTGAATTggcatttatttctataattttttagtcattttattgtgtgcattAGTCGCTTTATTAGTTTGTatgtttaattagtttttatatcTGTTTTAGTTTTGTAGTTTTCCAGTTAACTTTGTgtctaaacttatttttattagtttccaAGGCAGACTGAAATAGTGTTGTTAAGTTAGTTTAataatgtttgtatttgttttgcaGAGCCCACATCGATCAGTCCATCCGTTCTAAACTCTGAGTCCAGCATCCCAGCAGAAAACAACAGGAGGGGGGCGGAGCCTCGTGCTCTTGCCGTTTCCAGCTCCCGTTCTGATAAGCTGGAGGGGCGTGTCTCAAGCTCCGCCCACGAGAACCGCACCAGGTATTTAATTCCCATGAGTGGATCCACAAATCACTCTAAAAATTGACTTAATCGCAAATACTGATTACTACAAGCTCACCAGTATTTATTTAATCTAGAAGCAGAGGCTCTTCTGAAAGACCCTCCAGACTCACATCTGCTGTCAAACCGCTGATGGAGGCGTCGGCAGAAGCTGTGATTGACATCAAGCCCGATCTGGATGATGATCTCATTGCCTACGACCCCCTGGAGCAGAGCTTGAGCTCTCAGGCTTTATACAGCCGCTCAACTGCGGCCAGGGCACGGCCAGCGCTGGAGTCTTCAAGACAGACTGCGGACGCTTACAGGTCCTCAGACGTCACGAGAGGTCAGGAAAGGTCAGGTTCCAGCCATGGCCGGGGCTACAGGAGCTCAGCGGAGAGCAGCAGGGTTAGTGAATTTCCATGCAGTGAAAGCATCAGTTCAGTCCTGCGCTGGTGCTGTAGCTCATCACCTCATTGAATGAACCCTTCTGGCAGGAATTGTCCCGGAAACGCAAGGCTCCCGTAGCCAGTTCAGTGGTTCGGGTTCATAGAAGTCATGAACGCGGACAGGAgagtgatgaggaggaggaggaggatgatgaagatgaggaggacTACGGTATTGCCAGCAAAGTGTCTCTACCATTGAAACCTGAGCGCAAGTACGTTCCTCTGTGAAAtagtggaaaatatatttttagagtctggttattaataattgattatttACTCCTCTCAGAAATAGTttggtgttttgtgtgtgtttcgcAGGCCTTCCCTCCCACCAGCCAAACAAGCCAACAAAAATCTGATCCTCAAAGCGATCTCAGAAGCTCAGGAATCCATCAACAGGACCACTACATACACGGGTTCAccatatacatttaatattatacttaataagaattaatttaaCACCATGTAGTTATTTACGGAGCCCCACGCATGACATGgaagaatttgttttcatgaatgAAGAATTTGAATCCTCTTTTTAGTAAGTTGTGGCCATGGAGTAATAATTGGTTTTTGatttaattaagataattaaTTAGTACAACgcaggttattatagttaactaaaaccaaaactaaaatttaaactattaaaaaaaattcttacttgaaataaaataaacacaaactgaaataaaatacataactttatatttcaggtagttgcaaaggcaacatttctcattttaatttagtaatttaatcggttcattttgatttaatagtttattttaatcttttaacttgatgtacaaaaaaattaaacctttataaaaatatataaaataaaacaaactaataaaaaagacaaacatacaacaaaactaaaactttaaacaAGTGCTGTCatatgattaatcgcatccaaaataaaagtttttgtttacataatgtgtgtgtactgtgtatatttatgtatttaaataaaatacacacacagcatGTATCTTGAAAAGAtttccatgtatatatttatattcatataattaatttaagtataaactctaaatatttttcataaataaatgcgtgtgtgtgtattaatacatacaaaaatagtatacatattacacacacattatgtaaacaaacttatttAGGATGCGATTaatagtttgacagcactactttaaacttaaacattcaaacattcaaaatatcaataaaaactaatAGTATCTCAgtcatactaaaataaaaatgagtttagtttatttaaattattaatttataaaacatatttcataacAACAGAAGCTGCATCCAAAGTGTATGAAATCAATTCTTAATTCATATCCATGATTCATCTAAAACAAGGGTACAAATTGGCCACACTACATATATTGTTGTCTGCATATCATGTGTGGGACACTGTCGTTAATAAATATTGAATTGTAATGTGACCCATAGACATGTGATTGTTAATCTATCTGTGAAAATGCTATTTTAGCAATGTTTATATACTCTTGTCTTTTTCTTAATATTTcgaatttgcttttttttttcttcttaattttgTGCTTTGATAATTATTAGTTTAAATAATACTGTTTAAgtgtaatttcattttaatttttatatatttactgctAGTAATTTTACTGCTTCAGCCTAAATTTATATCAGCTTTgtttcaacagaaacacttttaATAGTTGCCAttttcataatgataataaccctggttCTGTTTTCTGTTGTCCAGTTCCCCAGCGGCAGATGGTTCCTGTAGCTCCACGGACACGTTCAGCGAGTGACGAGATGAATAATGCTGCGATCCGATTGGTCCAGGAGCACCTGCACGCTCTCACGCCCCAGGACACGCTGCGCAATAGTGAGTGTCTGTTGCTTAAAGAAATATTGTGTTGACAGAAGGGGCATGAAATCAAACTACAAATtgatttcttttgtgttttgcagcACAATCCATAGCTTTAGCATCTCGTCTGCAGTTGGAGCTTCCAGAAGAGGACACTCGAGAGCAGCTCAGTGAATACCGTGAGTGATATGATCTAATTTTGACCTCTGACTGTAAAGATTTACATAGTACATTTTAGTTGTACTATGGAAGTTGTTCAGTCACATTCTGTGAAGCTCAGTAGTCTCATGTAGCCAGACCTTTGCCTAAACACACAAATATAGACAAGAAGAGACCATCTTATCAGCATGTAAAGCAACTGACCGTttagaatatatttgaatatacacTATCATTAAGAAGATTGGGGTcagtacaaaagtttttttttaataaagaattgaatacttttattaaacgaggacatttataatgttaaattttCTGTTTAACtgtcaattcatcaaagaatctttgaAAAATAACGTATTACGGTTATCAAAACAGCAGTGTACTTAAtcggattattattattatttttttttttaaattcagagctGCAAGTTTTAGAGGCGGCGAGACTCAACGCTTTGGACTCACGTTCATTCGTCATGAGGAAACCGGAGCTTGAACAGACTTCACCAGTCAGGAGCAGACTTACcgctgtcaatcaaaatgaagACACACCCATCGCACCCCGAATGGTGCAGGCCAGGTATGACAGACAGGTTTCAAGCAAATCAATATCAAGTTCCATATTTTTATACATACACACTACCATGCAAAtgttggggtctgtaagatttttttaaatattttttaaagaaatcttatGCTcattgctcaccaaggctgcagtaatttgatcaaaaatacaataaaaccagtaaatcgtgaaatattattcccatttaaaataacaattttctgtttgaatatattttaaaatgtaatttattcctgtgatgcaatgctgagtTGTGCTCTGTTCCTCTGCAGAGAGAGAGCGGAGGTTGTGGAAGCAGCGAGTCCAAAGTTCATCGTGACATTAGATGGAGTTCCCAGTCCGTTAGCAAACCGCACAGATCAGGAGATGGAACCTGAGGACGAGTTCAATACGACCCCTGACCTTCCCGAAAATAATGGACCCAAAGCTGCCGTCCACCTCAGACTTGGCACTGACTTTCTAAACACTGGCGGTAAGAcgatatatatataacaatagttATCttctataaaatgtaatattaatctgCGCTAATGGATGTTACGCTAGTTTATTTTGCACTAAGTGTTGTAATTGTAGTCATGCGACTCATCATTTGTTCTAGCTGTAGACAACATTCCTCTCAATATTTGTTCTCTGCTCGTGCTCATTCTCTGTCTTTCTCCTGCAGATAGAGAGTTAAATGAGGTGGAGGACATGGATGTAGAGCCAGTTCAGACTAAACGACAGAAACTTCCAGAACGCTGCAGGTTTTGGCCTGCGTGCAAGAGTGGAGACGAGTGTGTGTACCATCACCCCAACACACAGTGCAAGTGAGAACAAACTCCCACTATAAACCCCACCGAACTCACAGCATGGAGGACTACTCAACCGACTAATCTTTACACTTTTATTAttccattttccttttttttctttttcttttaatcctttttttggggaggataatttttttctccccttgttgtgatttacaattaattttct of Carassius auratus strain Wakin unplaced genomic scaffold, ASM336829v1 scaf_tig00037940, whole genome shotgun sequence contains these proteins:
- the LOC113083364 gene encoding zinc finger CCCH domain-containing protein 14-like isoform X2 — protein: MEIGTEISKKIRTAIKVKLQELGAYVDEELPDYIMVMVANKKNPKQMADDLSLFLGNNTIKFTVWLHGVLEKLRSVATEPTSISPSVLNSESSIPAENNRRGAEPRALAVSSSRSDKLEGRVSSSAHENRTSRGSSERPSRLTSAVKPLMEASAEAVIDIKPDLDDDLIAYDPLEQSLSSQALYSRSTAARARPALESSRQTADAYRSSDVTRGQERSGSSHGRGYRSSAESSRELSRKRKAPVASSVVRVHRSHERGQESDEEEEEDDEDEEDYGIASKVSLPLKPERKPSLPPAKQANKNLILKAISEAQESINRTTTYTVPQRQMVPVAPRTRSASDEMNNAAIRLVQEHLHALTPQDTLRNTQSIALASRLQLELPEEDTREQLSEYQLQVLEAARLNALDSRSFVMRKPELEQTSPVRSRLTAVNQNEDTPIAPRMVQARERAEVVEAASPKFIVTLDGVPSPLANRTDQEMEPEDEFNTTPDLPENNGPKAAVHLRLGTDFLNTGDRELNEVEDMDVEPVQTKRQKLPERCRFWPACKSGDECVYHHPNTQCKIFPNCKFGNKCLFIHPNCKFDSKCTKVDCPFTHVSRRVNTNPTRAEPAPASSVCHFFPECKKPDCPFYHPKPCRFAAQCKRAGCTFYHPAVAVPPRSALKWTKTQNS
- the LOC113083364 gene encoding zinc finger CCCH domain-containing protein 14-like isoform X1, which encodes MEIGTEISKKIRTAIKVKLQELGAYVDEELPDYIMVMVANKKNPKQMADDLSLFLGNNTIKFTVWLHGVLEKLRSVATEPTSISPSVLNSESSIPAENNRRGAEPRALAVSSSRSDKLEGRVSSSAHENRTRSRGSSERPSRLTSAVKPLMEASAEAVIDIKPDLDDDLIAYDPLEQSLSSQALYSRSTAARARPALESSRQTADAYRSSDVTRGQERSGSSHGRGYRSSAESSRELSRKRKAPVASSVVRVHRSHERGQESDEEEEEDDEDEEDYGIASKVSLPLKPERKPSLPPAKQANKNLILKAISEAQESINRTTTYTVPQRQMVPVAPRTRSASDEMNNAAIRLVQEHLHALTPQDTLRNTQSIALASRLQLELPEEDTREQLSEYQLQVLEAARLNALDSRSFVMRKPELEQTSPVRSRLTAVNQNEDTPIAPRMVQARERAEVVEAASPKFIVTLDGVPSPLANRTDQEMEPEDEFNTTPDLPENNGPKAAVHLRLGTDFLNTGDRELNEVEDMDVEPVQTKRQKLPERCRFWPACKSGDECVYHHPNTQCKIFPNCKFGNKCLFIHPNCKFDSKCTKVDCPFTHVSRRVNTNPTRAEPAPASSVCHFFPECKKPDCPFYHPKPCRFAAQCKRAGCTFYHPAVAVPPRSALKWTKTQNS
- the LOC113083368 gene encoding regulator of microtubule dynamics protein 3-like isoform X2, which gives rise to MSWLGRNAVIGLGVSVTISTGLIALLIIKEALRRRNRRMLHNTSSALQSETDFAAVSGLSSEQQVELRKTLDEVMKSVSSLRSEIADLREGLRDISPTIAEDVKKTVEESQRSRRRRRLMPRERSESMSSSSIYFSASAGVSSLCDDSEVGYSTAYSNAESDYTDRETDKDGEDDGRDSDEEEEESCITVLTLRQDDSQAEEEDDEDAGLMVDSLTDIPSPELTLLLTQCDLLHAGDSEKKAEGFQLLIENIPLYADNVEFMWRLARAYSDMCETADNREEKRNYAEQGYQEAEVALTRNGLSADCHKWFAILAHLSSQSESIDGKLRSARVLKEHLDRALALCDDDPICFYLLGRWCLEGISLGRLERKTDATISETPPTSSLNEALENFLKAEELNPGFSKTVRLYIAKCHKELGNESEARNWVHLALSTPAGANEDSESAALQEELKALIDSRTDL
- the LOC113083368 gene encoding regulator of microtubule dynamics protein 3-like isoform X1, with the protein product MSWLGRNAVIGLGVSVTISTGLIALLIIKEALRRRNRRMLHNTSSALQSETADFAAVSGLSSEQQVELRKTLDEVMKSVSSLRSEIADLREGLRDISPTIAEDVKKTVEESQRSRRRRRLMPRERSESMSSSSIYFSASAGVSSLCDDSEVGYSTAYSNAESDYTDRETDKDGEDDGRDSDEEEEESCITVLTLRQDDSQAEEEDDEDAGLMVDSLTDIPSPELTLLLTQCDLLHAGDSEKKAEGFQLLIENIPLYADNVEFMWRLARAYSDMCETADNREEKRNYAEQGYQEAEVALTRNGLSADCHKWFAILAHLSSQSESIDGKLRSARVLKEHLDRALALCDDDPICFYLLGRWCLEGISLGRLERKTDATISETPPTSSLNEALENFLKAEELNPGFSKTVRLYIAKCHKELGNESEARNWVHLALSTPAGANEDSESAALQEELKALIDSRTDL